In Salinisphaera sp. LB1, one genomic interval encodes:
- the rplP gene encoding 50S ribosomal protein L16, translating to MLQPKRVKFRKVQKGRNRGLAQRGNEVSFGEFGLKAVERGRLTARQIEAARRAMTRYIKRGGKTWIRVFPDKPVTKKPIEVRMGKGKGNVEFWVAKVQPGSMLYEMEGVSREVAQEAFRLAASKLPVKTVFVERKVM from the coding sequence ATGTTGCAACCCAAGCGAGTCAAGTTCCGCAAAGTGCAGAAAGGTCGTAACCGCGGCCTGGCGCAGCGTGGCAACGAAGTCAGCTTCGGCGAATTCGGCCTCAAGGCCGTGGAGCGCGGTCGGCTGACGGCGCGGCAGATCGAGGCCGCACGTCGCGCCATGACCCGCTACATCAAGCGTGGCGGCAAGACCTGGATCCGCGTGTTTCCGGACAAGCCGGTAACCAAGAAGCCCATCGAAGTGCGTATGGGCAAGGGCAAGGGCAATGTCGAGTTCTGGGTCGCCAAGGTCCAGCCCGGCTCCATGCTCTACGAAATGGAAGGCGTTTCGCGTGAAGTGGCGCAGGAAGCGTTCCGGCTTGCCGCTTCCAAGTTGCCGGTCAAGACCGTGTTCGTCGAACGCAAGGTGATGTAG
- the rpsH gene encoding 30S ribosomal protein S8, whose product MSMTDPIADMLTRIRNGQSADKESVEMPSSKLKLAIAKVLEDEGYISGYETAEVDGKPRLRIGLKYFQGHGVIEYIERASKPGLRLYCNKNDVPEVVGGLGISIISTSQGVMSDRAARAAGHGGEVLCYVS is encoded by the coding sequence ATGAGTATGACTGACCCCATCGCCGACATGCTGACCCGTATTCGTAACGGGCAGTCGGCGGACAAGGAAAGCGTTGAAATGCCCTCCTCGAAGCTCAAGCTCGCGATTGCGAAGGTGCTCGAGGATGAAGGCTACATCAGTGGCTACGAAACGGCCGAGGTCGACGGCAAGCCGCGGTTGCGGATTGGCCTGAAGTACTTCCAGGGCCACGGCGTGATCGAGTATATCGAGCGTGCGTCGAAGCCCGGGCTGCGTCTTTACTGCAACAAGAACGATGTGCCCGAGGTCGTGGGTGGCCTGGGTATTTCGATCATCTCGACGTCGCAGGGCGTGATGTCCGACCGGGCGGCCCGCGCGGCCGGCCACGGCGGCGAAGTCCTCTGCTACGTATCGTAA
- the rpmC gene encoding 50S ribosomal protein L29, protein MKATDLRQKSADELNDELVALRREQFNLRMQQGSGQLAATHQFGRIRRDIARIKTVLNEARNQG, encoded by the coding sequence ATGAAAGCGACAGATCTGAGACAGAAATCGGCTGACGAGCTGAACGACGAACTGGTGGCGCTGCGGCGCGAGCAGTTCAACCTGCGCATGCAGCAGGGCAGCGGTCAGCTGGCGGCGACGCATCAGTTCGGACGTATCCGGCGCGATATCGCCCGTATCAAGACCGTGCTCAACGAAGCACGCAATCAGGGTTAA
- the rpsE gene encoding 30S ribosomal protein S5, whose translation MATRNEQRTEGDLLEKLVTVNRVAKVVKGGRQFGFTALTVVGDGEGRVGYGYGKAREVPLAIAKAMEAARKSMVRVQIKEGSTLQHAIVGEHGSSKVIMRPASEGTGVIAGGGMRAVFEVAGVNNVLCKSYGSRNPINLVRATINGLRNMHDPEFIAAKRGKSVEDITA comes from the coding sequence ATGGCAACACGTAACGAACAACGCACCGAAGGCGACCTGCTCGAAAAGCTGGTCACCGTCAATCGCGTGGCCAAGGTGGTCAAGGGCGGCCGTCAGTTCGGCTTCACGGCGCTGACCGTAGTCGGCGACGGCGAGGGTCGCGTCGGCTATGGCTATGGCAAGGCCCGCGAAGTGCCGCTCGCCATCGCCAAGGCGATGGAGGCCGCGCGCAAGAGCATGGTGCGCGTGCAGATCAAGGAAGGCTCCACGCTGCAGCACGCCATTGTCGGCGAGCACGGCTCCAGCAAGGTCATCATGCGCCCGGCCTCGGAAGGTACCGGTGTGATTGCGGGCGGCGGCATGCGCGCGGTGTTCGAGGTTGCGGGCGTGAACAACGTACTGTGCAAGAGCTACGGCTCGCGTAATCCGATCAACCTGGTGCGGGCGACCATCAACGGTTTGCGCAACATGCATGATCCGGAATTCATCGCGGCCAAGCGCGGCAAG
- the rplX gene encoding 50S ribosomal protein L24: MSSSKIRKGDEVMVVAGKDRGRRGTVTRVLDNGKVVVEGLNMVKKHVKPDPNQGVQGGIEEKEMPLHVSNVMLYNPQTEKGERVGFKWLGEGEDRRKVRFFKSSGEVVDA; the protein is encoded by the coding sequence ATGAGCTCCAGCAAAATCCGTAAGGGCGACGAAGTCATGGTGGTGGCCGGTAAGGACCGGGGCCGCCGCGGCACCGTCACGCGTGTGCTCGACAACGGCAAAGTGGTGGTCGAAGGCCTGAACATGGTTAAAAAGCATGTCAAGCCGGACCCCAACCAGGGTGTACAGGGTGGTATCGAGGAAAAGGAGATGCCACTTCACGTGTCGAACGTGATGCTGTACAACCCGCAGACCGAAAAAGGCGAGCGTGTTGGTTTCAAATGGCTGGGTGAAGGTGAAGACCGGCGCAAGGTGCGCTTCTTCAAGTCTTCCGGCGAAGTAGTGGACGCGTAG
- the rpsQ gene encoding 30S ribosomal protein S17 — protein sequence MSDTNTQPEAGEKRQRALVGRVVSNAMDKTIVVSIERRMQHPLYGKYVKRSTRLKAHDADNVCNVGDWVEIREGRPISRHKSWSLSRVVDKAGEFDTAG from the coding sequence ATGAGCGATACCAACACGCAACCCGAAGCAGGCGAAAAGCGCCAGCGCGCGCTCGTGGGCCGCGTGGTCAGCAACGCGATGGACAAGACCATCGTGGTGTCGATCGAGCGGCGCATGCAGCATCCGCTGTATGGCAAGTACGTCAAGCGCAGCACGCGACTCAAGGCACACGACGCAGACAATGTCTGCAATGTCGGCGACTGGGTCGAGATTCGTGAGGGTCGCCCGATCTCTCGTCACAAATCGTGGTCGCTCAGCCGTGTCGTAGACAAGGCTGGCGAGTTCGATACTGCAGGATAG
- the rplN gene encoding 50S ribosomal protein L14, producing MIQTESELSAADNSGARRVQCIKVLGGSHRRYARVGDIIKITVKDAIPRGRVKKGDVMNAVVVRTKRGVRRVDGSVIRFDSNAAVLLNANNEPVGTRIFGPVTRELRAKFMRIISLAPEVL from the coding sequence ATGATTCAGACAGAATCGGAACTCAGCGCAGCCGACAACAGCGGTGCCCGTCGCGTCCAGTGCATCAAGGTGCTGGGCGGTTCGCACCGGCGCTATGCTCGTGTCGGCGACATCATCAAGATCACGGTCAAGGATGCCATTCCGCGTGGCCGTGTGAAAAAAGGCGATGTGATGAACGCGGTCGTGGTGCGCACCAAGCGTGGCGTGCGTCGTGTGGATGGCTCGGTCATCCGCTTCGACAGCAACGCCGCCGTGCTGCTCAACGCCAACAACGAGCCGGTCGGGACCCGTATCTTCGGGCCGGTGACTCGTGAACTGCGTGCCAAGTTCATGCGCATCATTTCGCTTGCGCCGGAGGTGCTATGA
- the rpsN gene encoding 30S ribosomal protein S14, with product MAKKSMIARDEKRMKIVAKYAAKRQAIKARIDDPQATPEERYAAAQELQALPRDASPTRVTRRCRVTGRPKGVYRKFGLSRNKLREAAMRGEVPGLVLSSW from the coding sequence ATGGCGAAGAAAAGCATGATTGCGCGTGATGAAAAGCGCATGAAGATCGTAGCCAAGTACGCGGCCAAGCGTCAGGCGATCAAGGCCCGGATCGACGATCCGCAGGCCACGCCCGAAGAACGTTATGCCGCTGCCCAGGAATTGCAGGCGTTGCCGCGCGACGCGAGCCCGACCCGGGTTACGCGCCGTTGTCGAGTGACCGGGCGCCCGAAGGGTGTCTATCGCAAGTTCGGTCTGTCCCGTAACAAGCTGCGCGAAGCTGCGATGCGGGGCGAAGTGCCCGGCCTCGTGCTCTCGTCCTGGTAG
- the rplF gene encoding 50S ribosomal protein L6, whose translation MSRVAKAPVNIPSGVECVVNGRDITVKGKGGELAFRLPLGVDLEVSDGVARAQATGRQPNMAMAGTVRATVANMVHGVTEGFERKLQLEGVGYRAQAQGSKVNLSLGLSHPVVYEVPAGVTVETPSATEIVLKGADKQVVGQAAAEIRAWRPPEPYKGKGIRYAGERIIRKDAKKK comes from the coding sequence ATGTCGAGAGTAGCCAAAGCGCCGGTGAATATCCCCAGCGGCGTCGAATGTGTCGTCAATGGGCGCGATATCACGGTCAAGGGCAAGGGCGGCGAGCTCGCGTTCCGTCTGCCGCTGGGTGTGGATCTGGAAGTTTCGGATGGCGTGGCACGAGCCCAGGCCACCGGTCGCCAGCCGAACATGGCCATGGCCGGCACGGTGCGGGCGACGGTCGCCAACATGGTGCACGGCGTGACTGAGGGTTTCGAGCGCAAACTGCAGCTCGAAGGCGTCGGTTATCGCGCCCAGGCCCAGGGCAGCAAAGTGAATCTTTCGCTGGGCCTGTCGCACCCGGTGGTCTACGAAGTGCCCGCGGGCGTGACGGTGGAAACGCCGAGCGCGACCGAAATCGTACTCAAGGGTGCCGATAAGCAGGTCGTGGGTCAGGCCGCGGCCGAGATTCGCGCCTGGCGTCCGCCCGAGCCCTACAAGGGCAAGGGTATTCGCTATGCGGGCGAACGAATCATCCGCAAAGACGCCAAGAAGAAGTAG
- the rpsC gene encoding 30S ribosomal protein S3 → MGHKVHPVGFRLGITTEWCSRWYAEGQGYADALNTDLAVREFIREKLSHASVSRIQIDRPARSARITIHTARPGIVIGKKGEDIDKLRSEVAARMGVPVHLSVEEIRRPELDAYLVAQNIAQQLERRIMFRRAMKRAVGNAMRLGAGGIRVNVAGRLNGAEIARTEWYRDGRVPLHTLRADIDYGLAEAKTTYGVIGVKVWIFKGEVFDTEPKVEESAESGAAAG, encoded by the coding sequence GTGGTGCTCGCGCTGGTACGCCGAGGGTCAGGGTTACGCCGATGCGCTGAACACCGATCTGGCGGTGCGCGAATTCATTCGCGAAAAGCTGTCGCATGCGTCGGTCAGTCGTATTCAGATCGACCGTCCGGCCCGTTCGGCTCGCATCACGATTCACACCGCACGGCCGGGTATCGTGATCGGCAAGAAGGGCGAGGACATCGACAAGCTGCGGTCCGAGGTCGCGGCACGCATGGGTGTGCCGGTGCATCTGTCGGTCGAAGAGATTCGGCGTCCCGAGCTGGATGCCTATCTCGTCGCGCAGAATATCGCGCAGCAGCTCGAGCGTCGCATCATGTTTCGCCGCGCCATGAAGCGCGCGGTGGGCAACGCCATGCGCCTGGGCGCTGGCGGTATCCGCGTGAACGTTGCGGGCAGGCTGAACGGGGCCGAGATTGCGCGTACCGAGTGGTACCGCGACGGCCGTGTGCCGCTGCATACGCTGCGCGCCGACATCGATTATGGCCTGGCGGAAGCCAAGACTACGTACGGTGTCATCGGCGTCAAGGTCTGGATCTTCAAGGGCGAAGTGTTCGACACCGAGCCTAAAGTCGAAGAAAGCGCCGAGTCCGGCGCTGCAGCGGGGTAA
- the rplR gene encoding 50S ribosomal protein L18 → MHKKTVSRLRRARRARMHMRKLGAHRLSVHRTPQHIYAQIVSPDGGQTLVSASTVDKDLRGEVAGHRGNKSAAELVGRTIAERARAAGIQEVAFDRSGFAYHGRIKALADAARENGLQF, encoded by the coding sequence ATGCACAAGAAAACGGTTTCTCGTCTGCGGCGTGCGCGCCGGGCCCGAATGCACATGCGCAAGCTGGGCGCGCACCGCCTGTCGGTGCATCGCACGCCGCAGCACATTTATGCACAGATCGTGTCGCCGGACGGCGGCCAGACCTTGGTGTCGGCCTCGACGGTCGACAAGGATCTGCGGGGCGAAGTCGCGGGTCATCGCGGCAACAAGTCAGCCGCCGAGCTGGTCGGTCGCACGATCGCCGAGCGCGCCAGGGCCGCGGGCATTCAGGAGGTCGCCTTCGATCGCTCGGGCTTTGCCTATCACGGTCGCATCAAGGCGCTGGCGGATGCCGCGCGTGAAAACGGCCTGCAGTTCTAA
- the rplE gene encoding 50S ribosomal protein L5: MENAEQTIAPRLKAVYRDRIVGELVEKFGYSSRMAAPRIAKITLNMGVGEAVSDRKVIEAAMGDMEKIAGQKPVMTRARKSVAGFKIREGWPIGCKVTLRRARMYEFLDRLVNVTLPRIRDFRGLNPRSFDGRGNYSLGLKEQIVFPEIDYDRVDTLRGMDIVISTTASSDEEGRALLEGFNFPFRR, encoded by the coding sequence ATGGAAAACGCAGAACAGACAATTGCGCCGCGGTTGAAGGCCGTTTACAGGGATCGCATTGTCGGCGAGCTGGTCGAGAAGTTCGGCTACAGCAGCCGCATGGCGGCGCCGCGGATTGCGAAGATCACGCTGAACATGGGCGTGGGCGAAGCGGTGTCGGATCGCAAGGTGATCGAGGCCGCGATGGGCGATATGGAAAAGATCGCCGGGCAGAAGCCGGTGATGACGCGTGCCCGCAAGTCGGTCGCCGGGTTCAAGATCCGCGAAGGCTGGCCCATCGGCTGCAAGGTAACGCTCCGCCGCGCCCGGATGTATGAATTCCTAGACCGCCTGGTCAACGTGACGTTACCGCGTATCCGCGATTTTCGCGGTCTGAATCCGCGTTCCTTCGACGGGCGGGGCAATTACAGCCTCGGCCTCAAGGAGCAGATCGTGTTTCCCGAGATCGATTACGACCGTGTGGACACGCTGCGCGGCATGGATATCGTGATCTCGACCACCGCGTCGAGCGATGAAGAGGGGCGGGCCCTGCTTGAAGGGTTCAACTTCCCCTTCCGGAGATAA